The window GCCGCCTTCCGCTGCTGACCGATCCGATGATCGCCGTGCTGGTCATCACCACCACGCTCGCACTGGTGCTGCCCGCGACCGGCGAGGAGCGGACGATTGCGACCCACATTTCCAATGGCGGGATATTCCTGCTGTTCCTCGTCAACGGCATGCGCATCCGTCGTAGCGAGATCGCGCGGGGCATGGCCAACTGGCGCTTTTTCGGGCCGCTGATGCTGTTCGTCTTCGGCGCCATGGCGCTGGCCGGCGTGGGCTTTGCCAGCATTGCAACGGGGGTGTTGCCGCCGCTGGTGGCGCTGGGTTTCATCTATCTGGGTTGCCTTCCTTCGACCATCCAGTCGGCCACCTCCTACACCAGTCTTGCCCATGGCAACGTTGCGCTCGCGGTGGTCGGCGCGGCGCTGATCAATATCGCCGGGGTGTTTATCAGCGCGCCGCTCTTCGCGGTGCTGGGCGGCGGCGGGGCAGGCACCATCGGCACCGAAGCGGTGCTGCGCATCGGGCTGATCCTCGTGCTGCCCTTCGTTATCGGGCAGGCGGTGCAGCCATGGGTGATCGACCGGCTCGCGGATCAACGCGCGCGGATCGTCTGGCTCGACCGGTCGGTGATCGGGCTGGCGGTCTATGTCGCGTTCTCGGGCGCGGTCGAGCAGGGGCTCGCGCGGATGTTTGCACTCGCCGACTGGGCGGTGCTGGTGGCGCTGGTACTGTTGCTGTTGGCGCTGGCGCTGGGGGCGGCATGGACATTGGGCGGGTTGCTCGGCCTGCCACGCGCGGACCGCATCACCTTCCTGTTCGCCGGATCACAGAAGAGCGTGGCGACTGGCGCGCCGCTCGCCGCGATCCTGTTTCCGCCCGCAGCCGCAGGCTTCGTGATCGCGCCGCTGCTGCTCTATCACCTTGCCCAGCTGGTGCTGGCTGCCCCGCTCGCCGCGCGGCTGGCGCGCGGTTAGGCTGCACACGACATTCAGATGATGGCGCGCCGAAAATGGTGCGATTTCAGGACCCGGAGCGCAGCGGCCTTACTGGCCGTGAGCACCGGAAGCCCGAAAACGGGCCATTTGCAGGGCGTCAGGGCTGAATGCCGGGTGTAGCCTAGCCTTCGGCCTTCTGGTGGCGCACAGACCACCAGAAGGACAGGCCGATCAGGATTGCGCCGATCAGGCCGGTGATCGTCTCGGGGATATGCACCACGGCCGAGACCAGCATGATCGCACCCAGCACCACGATCGCCCAGAAGGCGCCATGTTCAAGGTAGCGGTATTCCGCCAGCGTCCCCTGCTTGACAAGATGCACCGTCATCGAGCGCACGAACATCGCACCGATCGAAAGGCCGAGCGCGATCACGATCATGTTGTTCGAGAGGGCAAAGGCGCCGATCACCCCGTCGAAGCTGAAGCTTGCATCGAGGATGTTGAGATAGAGGAACCCGCCAAAGCCGCTGCGCACCACCGCGCCTGCCAGCCTTGCGGCCTCCTCGCGCATTTCAAGCCAGTGGCTCACCGCTTCCACCGCGATGAAGGTGACAAGGCCAAGCATGCCCGAGACAAGGAAAGTGTGGGCATCTTCCACCGGCAGCAGCGCCGAGATACCCCACATGCCGAGCAGGAGGATCGCGATCTCGATCGCGGGCAGGTTCGACACCTTCGACAGCGCGCGCTCGATGGCGCCGATCCAGTGCACGTCCTTGTCGGCGTCGAAGAAGAACTTCATCCCCACCATCGCGAGAAAGGCTCCGCCGAAACCGGCGATGCCGATATGGGCTGAACTCACGAGCCGTTCGTATTCGGCCGGCTTGTTGAGCGACAGGTCGAGCGCTTCCATCGGGCCGATCCCGGCCGCAATCGCGACAATCGCCAGCGGGAAGACTATCCGCATCCCGAACACCGCAAAGGCGATCCCCCAGGTGAGGAAGCGCTTCTGCCAGACCTCGTCCATTTCCTTCAGCACCGAGGCATTGACCACGGCATTGTCGAAGCTGAGCGAGACTTCCAGCACCGAGAGGATCACCACGATCCACAGCACCTGCGCCATGCCGACCAGCGTGCCCTGACTGACGAAGCCGTAGTACCCGGCAAGCGCAAGGCAGATGGCGGTGAAGATGACGGAGAAACCGTAATAGCGAAGCAGCGTCTGCATGGCTGGTGTCTTGAGCCTTGTAATGGGGAGGGGGGAATTCAGCTCTTGGGCTGATAGGTCTGGTCTTCGCCGGGGAAGGCGCGGCTGCGCACTTCCTCGGCATAGCGGGCCACGGTGCGGTCGATCACCCCGGCGATGTCTTCATAACGCTTCACGAAACGCGGCACGCGTTCGAACATGCCGAGCATGTCTTCGGTGACAAGCACCTGCCCGTCGCACTGGGCCGAAGCGCCGATGCCGATGGTGGGGCAGGAGACCGCCTTGGTGGCGGCAATCGCGATCGGCTCGACCACGCCTTCGACGACGATGGCAAAGGCGCCGGCTGCGTCGAGGGCCTTTGCATCCGAGACGATCTTTTCCGCCTCGGCATCCGAGCGGCCGCGCGCGCCATAACCGCCGAGCACGTTCACCGCCTGCGGGGTGAGGCCGACGTGGCCCATCACCGGAATGCCGCGGCTATTCAGGAACTCCACCGTCGGCGCCATCGCTGCCCCGCCTTCGAGCTTCACTGCCGCAGCACCCGTGGCCTTGAGCAGGAAGGCAGCGCTCTCGAAAGCCTGCTGCGGCGATGCTTCGTAGGAGCCGAAAGGCATGTCGACCACGACCACCGAATGATACGAGCCGCGCACCACTGCC is drawn from Erythrobacter sp. and contains these coding sequences:
- the panB gene encoding 3-methyl-2-oxobutanoate hydroxymethyltransferase; protein product: MSTTFQLDTSTSRANPTPAPMRRLTVPGIRARKTDGVTAEPLVMLTAYTARQAQLLDAHCDLLLVGDSLGQVIYGLPSTIPVTLEMMANHGAAVVRGSYHSVVVVDMPFGSYEASPQQAFESAAFLLKATGAAAVKLEGGAAMAPTVEFLNSRGIPVMGHVGLTPQAVNVLGGYGARGRSDAEAEKIVSDAKALDAAGAFAIVVEGVVEPIAIAATKAVSCPTIGIGASAQCDGQVLVTEDMLGMFERVPRFVKRYEDIAGVIDRTVARYAEEVRSRAFPGEDQTYQPKS
- a CDS encoding DUF475 domain-containing protein yields the protein MQTLLRYYGFSVIFTAICLALAGYYGFVSQGTLVGMAQVLWIVVILSVLEVSLSFDNAVVNASVLKEMDEVWQKRFLTWGIAFAVFGMRIVFPLAIVAIAAGIGPMEALDLSLNKPAEYERLVSSAHIGIAGFGGAFLAMVGMKFFFDADKDVHWIGAIERALSKVSNLPAIEIAILLLGMWGISALLPVEDAHTFLVSGMLGLVTFIAVEAVSHWLEMREEAARLAGAVVRSGFGGFLYLNILDASFSFDGVIGAFALSNNMIVIALGLSIGAMFVRSMTVHLVKQGTLAEYRYLEHGAFWAIVVLGAIMLVSAVVHIPETITGLIGAILIGLSFWWSVRHQKAEG
- a CDS encoding bile acid:sodium symporter family protein is translated as MAMLLRRLPLLTDPMIAVLVITTTLALVLPATGEERTIATHISNGGIFLLFLVNGMRIRRSEIARGMANWRFFGPLMLFVFGAMALAGVGFASIATGVLPPLVALGFIYLGCLPSTIQSATSYTSLAHGNVALAVVGAALINIAGVFISAPLFAVLGGGGAGTIGTEAVLRIGLILVLPFVIGQAVQPWVIDRLADQRARIVWLDRSVIGLAVYVAFSGAVEQGLARMFALADWAVLVALVLLLLALALGAAWTLGGLLGLPRADRITFLFAGSQKSVATGAPLAAILFPPAAAGFVIAPLLLYHLAQLVLAAPLAARLARG